The Clostridium sporogenes region GCTCCAGCCAATATAGATGCTTTTATTAAAGCACCAGTCTTTTTTTTGTGCATATAATATAATTCATCCAGAGATATAGATTTGTCTTCACTTAATATATCTACTACCTGGCCCCCAATCATTCCATCTACTCCTGCCGCTTTAGCTATGGTGTAACATGCTTTTAATGCATTTTCTCCATTTTTTAATGAATAATCAAACATTATATTCATAGCTTCATTTAAAAGTGCATCACCTGCCAGTATAGCTATAGCTTCTCCAAAAATTTTATGATTTGTAGGTTTTCCTCTTCTTAAATCATCATTATCCATAGCTGGTAGATCATCATGTATTAAAGAATAGGTATGTATCATTTCTATGGCAGCAGCTATGGGTATAGCCTGTTTATAATCCTCTTTATATAGACTATAGGTATTTAAAAATAATATTGGTCTTATTCTTTTTCCACCAGCCTCTAGACTATAAGCCATAGATTCATATATTTCTTTATCGTAATTACCTTTATTATCCAAATATTCCTTTAACCATAACTCTATTTCTTTCCCTATTTTTTTTATTTTATCCATAAAGTTCACCAATCCTTAATATCAATTTTAACTATAAAGTAAAACTTAATTTAAAAACTCTAGAACTATAAAGTCTTAGTTTATAGCTTTTCAAAGTCTTCCTCTTTGTTATCTTCTAAAACTTTTATTTTACCTTCTGCATCATTTAGTACTTTATATAACTTATTACATAATTTTATTCCTTCTTCATAACTTTTCATGGAATCTTCTAAAGTTATTTCTCCGTTATCCATGCTTTCTACTATAATTTCTAATTTTTCAAGCATATTTTCAAAGGATTCTTTTTTTCTTCCCATATTGCCCTCCTAATTTAGTTTATTATTTACAACTTAATAATTTATGATTATTAAATTAGTCTATACATTCAATATTTAGCCTTGCTTTACCATCTTTAAAGGTTATGTTTATTTTATTTAATTCTTTTAAAGCTTCCTTTTCTGTTATTAAATTATTTTTTTCATCCTCTACTAAAGTATAGCCTTTTTTCAATACATTTAATGGATTATGTGCCTCTAATAAAGAAGATAGTCTAGATAGGCTATTTTTTTCTTTATTTAATTTACCTTCTATTTTCATATTTAATAATCCCTTTAGATTATCTATATTTTTATATTCATTTACTATTATATTAGTAGGACTGTGAGATTCTATTCTCTGTTTGTATAAATTTAAATAATTTCTTTTTTCTTTTATTATGATTTCCATGATTTTTTTTATATTATACTTATAATTTAAAATCTCTTTTATTAAAGCTTCTCTGTCAAAAACAGCTATTTCTGCGGCTGCAGAAGGTGTAGGTGCCCTTCTATCGCTTACAAAATCTACAATAGTAAAATCCGTTTCATGACCTACTCCAGTTATTATAGGCTTTTTAGAACTGTATATTTCATAAGCTAGTTCTTCATTATTAAAAGCCCATAATTCTTCTATAGAGCCTCCTCCACGAGCTAATATTATTATATCTACATCTTCAACTTTATTTAATATTTTTATACCCTCTATAATAGTTTTACTAGCATCTATTCCCTGTACTAATGCAGGATATATTAATAGTTCTATTCCTTTATTTCTTCTTTTAGTTACATTTATTATATCCCTTAGAGCTGCTCCTGTTGGAGAGGTTATAACCCCTACTTTTTTAGGAAATCTAGGTATTTCTTTTTTATGCGCATCATCAAAGAGTCCTTCTTTTTTAAGCTTTTCTTTTAACTCCTCAAAAGCTATATAAAGATCTCCGATACCCTCTCTTTTCATTGCCTTGCAATATAATTGATAGGAACCTTCCTTCTCATATACAGATACATTTCCTTCTACTACTATATCCATACCATTTTCTGGTACAAACTTCAACTTATATGCATAACTTTTGAACATTACACAATTTATTTTACTTCCCCCATCCTTTAAGGAGAAATAGATATGACCGCTACTATGAATTTTAAGATTTGATATTTCTCCCTTTACAGAAGCATTATTTAATATAAAGTCAGCATCTAAGGTATTTTTTACATATCTATTTAACTGAGAAACAGTAAGAGTTTTAATATGCATAAACATCTTCCTTTTTATTAATATTAAAAGTGAAAAGCTAAGCTCTTCACTTTTTAAGTATCTATTAATTTTAAATCATTTTACCTAAAACACCATTTATAAAGGTTGCAGCTTTTTCTCCTGAATATTTTTTAGCTAATTCTATAGCTTCATTTACGGATACCTTTCTTGGTATATCCTCTTCAAATTTTAATTCATATGTACACAATCTAAGTATAGATAAATCTACTTTAGATAATCTTTCTATTTTCCAATTTTTTAAATTCCCTTTTATTTTTTCATCTATTTCTTCTTTGTTTTCTTCTATCCCTTTTATTATTCTTTTAACATAATCTATATCCACATCTTTTAAGTCTACAGATTCATAATCTTTTTCTTTTGTACTTTCTTCAGATTCTCTAACATCCTTTAAATTCTCTAGAGCCTCCTCTAAGTTTTCTTCATTTAATGTAGTTTGAAATAATAATCTCATGGCCACTTCTCTTGATTTTCTTCTATTCATATTTTCCTCCCTAATTTTCTATGTTTAATTTTGTAATTTTCAACTTTAAATACTACTATTATTTACATTTTTTATATTATTATGAATATTGATTCTATACATAGAAACACC contains the following coding sequences:
- a CDS encoding polyprenyl synthetase family protein; this translates as MDKIKKIGKEIELWLKEYLDNKGNYDKEIYESMAYSLEAGGKRIRPILFLNTYSLYKEDYKQAIPIAAAIEMIHTYSLIHDDLPAMDNDDLRRGKPTNHKIFGEAIAILAGDALLNEAMNIMFDYSLKNGENALKACYTIAKAAGVDGMIGGQVVDILSEDKSISLDELYYMHKKKTGALIKASILAGAILGSATSTDIELLGEYGDNLGLAFQIKDDILDVEGDITTLGKKTKSDEDNHKTTFVKVYGVEKCNELCTEMTNKCFDILNKIEKNIDNLKEITMFLLNRNY
- a CDS encoding exodeoxyribonuclease VII small subunit, with the translated sequence MGRKKESFENMLEKLEIIVESMDNGEITLEDSMKSYEEGIKLCNKLYKVLNDAEGKIKVLEDNKEEDFEKL
- the xseA gene encoding exodeoxyribonuclease VII large subunit, giving the protein MHIKTLTVSQLNRYVKNTLDADFILNNASVKGEISNLKIHSSGHIYFSLKDGGSKINCVMFKSYAYKLKFVPENGMDIVVEGNVSVYEKEGSYQLYCKAMKREGIGDLYIAFEELKEKLKKEGLFDDAHKKEIPRFPKKVGVITSPTGAALRDIINVTKRRNKGIELLIYPALVQGIDASKTIIEGIKILNKVEDVDIIILARGGGSIEELWAFNNEELAYEIYSSKKPIITGVGHETDFTIVDFVSDRRAPTPSAAAEIAVFDREALIKEILNYKYNIKKIMEIIIKEKRNYLNLYKQRIESHSPTNIIVNEYKNIDNLKGLLNMKIEGKLNKEKNSLSRLSSLLEAHNPLNVLKKGYTLVEDEKNNLITEKEALKELNKINITFKDGKARLNIECID
- the nusB gene encoding transcription antitermination factor NusB, whose product is MNRRKSREVAMRLLFQTTLNEENLEEALENLKDVRESEESTKEKDYESVDLKDVDIDYVKRIIKGIEENKEEIDEKIKGNLKNWKIERLSKVDLSILRLCTYELKFEEDIPRKVSVNEAIELAKKYSGEKAATFINGVLGKMI